From one Nilaparvata lugens isolate BPH chromosome 2, ASM1435652v1, whole genome shotgun sequence genomic stretch:
- the LOC120348814 gene encoding N-acetyltransferase family 8 member 3-like, which translates to MDTFVVIRDYKPGDENMCYEIVKEGTMSTVNTAFINGLTREITFQSMVLSSALLFIFFGLPFGFCLASIPGVVVFMYFCIYSGHKFKALQITQDMYNIPRVYMSSKYTGFWVAEAFEPAANFKSGLVKCTILSEKDFNSKNIDTALYFKKIVGTVAITRSKNSEDYAWLRRMAVSSSYQRLGIAAALLKEALDFCQDKYVGVELVTTECHDVARDFYFKKGFELRNMFHKRLVGNIITVLIYELVYKFKTNKIHVSP; encoded by the coding sequence ATGGATACATTTGTTGTTATTCGTGATTATAAACCTGGTGACGAAAATATGTGCTATGAAATTGTTAAAGAAGGAACTATGTCTACAGTAAATACTGCATTTATAAATGGCCTGACAAGAGAAATAACATTTCAATCCATGGTTCTATCATCTGcacttttattcatattttttggaCTTCCGTTTGGATTTTGCCTGGCATCTATTCCAGGAGTCGTGGTTTTCATGTACTTCTGTATTTACTCTGGACACAAATTCAAAGCGTTACAAATTACCCAAGATATGTACAATATTCCTCGTGTCTACATGTCTTCAAAGTACACAGGTTTTTGGGTTGCTGAGGCTTTTGAGCCTGCAGCAAATTTTAAAAGTGGTCTAGTAAAATGCACAATTCTcagtgaaaaagattttaacaGTAAAAATATTGATACCGCATTATACTTCAAAAAGATTGTTGGAACAGTTGCGATCACAAGAAGTAAAAACAGCGAGGACTACGCATGGCTGAGAAGAATGGCGGTGTCATCATCCTACCAAAGGTTAGGCATAGCAGCTGCCCTGCTGAAAGAAGCTTTGGACTTTTGTCAAGATAAATATGTTGGAGTTGAATTGGTAACAACTGAATGTCACGATGTTGCGCGGGACttctattttaaaaaagggtttgaaTTGAGGAATATGTTTCACAAGCGATTGGTaggaaatattattactgttttgattTATGAACTTGTCTACAAATTCAAGACTAATAAGATTCACGTATCACCATGA